TAACTGGATTGTGATTATCATCTATTGATAGCACACCTGTAACTCCTTCAAATCCATCAGTTTCTTCTAGAGCTACTTTTAGTTTTTCAGTATCAGCTTCTCCCGCTCTTTCCAATGCATCCTTTAATAAATATCCCATATCATAACCTAAAGCATTAAACGCATCTGGTGATTTACTATATTTAGCATTGAAAGCTTCGTTAAATGCTACTACATTTTCTGCTGTATCATTAGGTGAATAGTGGCTTGAATAATAAACATCATTTAAGTTTTCTGCACCAGCTATTTCAGTAAGCTTTGGTGACTCATATCCATCTCCACCTAGGATTGGTACATTTAAGCCTAATTCTCTTGCTTGTCTTACGATTAAACCAACTTCTTCATAGTATCCTGGTACAAATAATACTTCAGGATTTGTAGCTTTAAGGTTTGTTAGAACTGCTTTAAAGTCCTTATCTCCAGCTTGATAAGCTTCTTCACTTAATAAAGTGCCACCATTTGCTGCAAAAGTGTCTCTAAATGCCTTTGCTAATCCTTGTGCATAATCACTTGAAGAGTCAGCTAATATTGCCGCATTTGTAAATCCTAAATCACCTAGGGCGAATTCTGCCATCATAACTCCTTGGAAGGAATCACTAAAGCAAGTTTTGAATATATAATCTCTTACCTTTCCATTTGCATCTACTGTAACGTCATCTGCTGTTGCAGAACCAGAGATCAAAGGAATTTTATTTTGCATTGCTGCTGGACTAGCTGCTTTTGTATTACCTGAAGTAGCAGGTCCTAATAAAGCTACAACCTTATCTCTTGTAGCTAATCTTGTAGATACGTTAGCTGCTTCTGTATCACTTGACTTATTATCTACTGTTACTATTTCTAATTGTTTTCCTAATACTCCACCATTAGCGTTTATTTCCTCTAATGCCATTTGAACTCCATCGTTCAAATTAACACCATAGGTTGCAACTTCTCCTGTAAGTTCATAGTTAACACCTACTTTTATTGTATCTGATGTACCTCCACCGCTTGTGGATGTTGCTCCACCTGCACAACCAGCTAATAAACCTAGTGATAATACCATTGATAAAACTGCTGACAATTTCTTTTTCACTATAAACACTCCTTTTCATATATAATTTAATTTAGTTGAATTCTTCTTTAGTATTTTTAGGTACTAAAAAAGCCTCTACACGTATCATTGATACATGTAGAGGCAAGTTCGCGTTACCACTCTACTATATAATTATCTCACGATAATTATCTCATTAGGTTCTTAAGGAATAACTCCTTGAAAACCGTAGCCTATTAACGGGGCTTACCGTTATGACCTACTTAGTTTCAGCCATAAAACTCAGAAGTGAGAGATCCCTATTTAATCAATGCTGGCTCTCAGCAATGCCAACTCTCTGTACTTGATTATTTTAATAGTTCACGCTTCATCATAGTTATGCTATTCATTTTAGTTTTGATTTTAATCTTGCAAGATTCTTAATATTTATATAATATAGCACGGTTAAAATATAATGTCAACACTTATTTTGAAATATTTTTCTATTAAACTTCAATACGCAAACAATTCAACTAATTATATCCTAGGCTTGAATTTCATCTTTTTTAATAAAATTGCACCATTCAGCCACTCTACCACCCTATTTAGACAACAATATAATATTTGAAAACATTTTCCTTTTCAATCAATTGAATGACATATTAAATTCCATTCAATTGTCTGACAACTTGAGTGGTAAAAATAACTACATTATTTGCTATATAAAGTTATTTTTAAAAAACTAAAAAGCTACATATTTAGTAGCTCTTTTAGTTTATCTTTATTTTTTATTATGATTATTTTGTTTCCATGAAATTCTAAATATCCTAAGTCTTTAAACAAGTTTAACTTTCTTGTCATTGTTTCCCTGGATATCCCTGCATAACTGCCCATTTCCTCCCTGTTGATAGAAAGCTCCAGAACTATTCCATTATCTGTTACTTTGCCAAAGTCATCCGTTAAGTTAAGAAGTAAACCAGCAACTTTTGCATCCACATTAGTAGTAGTTAGTCTGTTTATCAAATCTTCAGCCCATCTTATTCTATCATATGCTTTTTCCAAAATTTTAAGTGTTATAATAGGATCTCTTTTAATTATTTCATCGAATGTACTTTTTGTCAGAGTACTAATTGTTGTATCTTCTAACGCTATTGCATTATATTTATACTCATCTTCTTTCAGTAGATTAAAACCACCAACAAAATCACCAGACGA
The DNA window shown above is from Tissierella sp. Yu-01 and carries:
- a CDS encoding ABC transporter substrate-binding protein, which translates into the protein MKKKLSAVLSMVLSLGLLAGCAGGATSTSGGGTSDTIKVGVNYELTGEVATYGVNLNDGVQMALEEINANGGVLGKQLEIVTVDNKSSDTEAANVSTRLATRDKVVALLGPATSGNTKAASPAAMQNKIPLISGSATADDVTVDANGKVRDYIFKTCFSDSFQGVMMAEFALGDLGFTNAAILADSSSDYAQGLAKAFRDTFAANGGTLLSEEAYQAGDKDFKAVLTNLKATNPEVLFVPGYYEEVGLIVRQARELGLNVPILGGDGYESPKLTEIAGAENLNDVYYSSHYSPNDTAENVVAFNEAFNAKYSKSPDAFNALGYDMGYLLKDALERAGEADTEKLKVALEETDGFEGVTGVLSIDDNHNPVKSVTIIEMIEGVPTFLKKLDPK
- a CDS encoding Crp/Fnr family transcriptional regulator, which translates into the protein MFSSLNEEQLVKVSKGVAFKDYKKGEVIFSTGDKADRLYIVCSGKMKIYNYTVDGREQILYIYSSGDFVGGFNLLKEDEYKYNAIALEDTTISTLTKSTFDEIIKRDPIITLKILEKAYDRIRWAEDLINRLTTTNVDAKVAGLLLNLTDDFGKVTDNGIVLELSINREEMGSYAGISRETMTRKLNLFKDLGYLEFHGNKIIIIKNKDKLKELLNM